One Peromyscus leucopus breed LL Stock chromosome 4, UCI_PerLeu_2.1, whole genome shotgun sequence genomic region harbors:
- the Ssrp1 gene encoding FACT complex subunit SSRP1 isoform X1: MAETLEFNDIFQEVKGSMNDGRLRLSRQGIIFKNSKTGKVDNIQAGELTEGIWRRVALGHGLKLLTKNGHVYKYDGFRESEFEKLSDFFKTHYRLELMEKDLCVKGWNWGTVKFGGQLLSFDIGDQPVFEIPLSNVSQCTTGKNEVTLEFHQNDDAEVSLMEVRFYVPPTQEDGVDPVEAFAQNVLSKADVIQATGDAICIFRELQCLTPRGRYDIRIYPTFLHLHGKTFDYKIPYTTVLRLFLLPHKDQRQMFFVISLDPPIKQGQTRYHFLILLFSKDEDISLTLNMNEEEVEKRFEGRLTKNMSGSLYEMVSRVMKALVNRKITVPGNFQGHSGAQCITCSYKASSGLLYPLERGFIYVHKPPVHIRFDEISFVNFARGTTTTRSFDFEIETKQGTQYTFSSIEREEYGKLFDFVNAKKLNIKNRGLKEKKEGMNPSYDDYADSDEDQHDAYLERMKEEGKIREENANDSSDDSGEETDESFNPGEEEDDVAEEFDSNASASSSSNEGDSDREEKKRKQLKRAKMAKDRKSRRKSSEVKKGKDPNAPKRPMSAYMLWLNASREKIKSDHPGISITDLSKKAGEIWKGMSKEKKEEWDRKAEDARRDYEKAMKEYEGGRGESSKRDKSKKKKKVKAKMEKKSTPSRGSSSKSSSRQLSESFKSKEFVSSDESSSGENKSKKKRRRSEDSEEEELASTPPSSEDSASGSDE; the protein is encoded by the exons ATGGCAGAGACACTGGAGTTCAACGACATCTTCCAGGAGGTGAAAGGGTCCATG AATGATGGGAGGCTACGATTGAGCCGCCAGGGTATCATCTTTAAGAACAGCAAGACCGGCAAAGTGGACAATATCCAGGCCGGGGAGTTGACAGAAGGCATCTGGCGCCGGGTAGCGTTGGGCCACGGACTTAAACTGCTCACAAAGAATGGCCATGTCTACAAGTATGATGGCTTCCGAGAATCG GAGTTTGAGAAACTCTCTGATTTCTTCAAAACTCACTATCGCCTTGAGCTAATGGAGAAGGATCTGTGTGTGAAGGGCTGGAACTGGGGAACAGTGAAGTTTGGTG GACAGCTGCTTTCTTTTGACATTGGTGATCAGCCAGTCTTTGAGATACCCCTAAGCAATGTGTCCCAGTGTACAACAGGCAAGAATGAGGTGACCCTGGAATTCCACCAGAATGATGATGCCGAAGTGTCTCTCATGGAGGTGCGCTTTTATGTCCCTCCCACCCAGGAAGATGGTGTGGACCCTGTAGAG GCCTTTGCCCAGAACGTTCTTTCAAAGGCAGATGTGATCCAGGCCACTGGAGATGCCATCTGCATCTTCCGGGAGCTGCAGTGTTTGACTCCTCGTGGTCGCTACGACATCCGGATCTACCCTACCTTTCTACACCTACACGGCAAGACCTTTGACTACAAGATCCCCTATACTACAGTTCTccgtctcttcctgctgccccacAAAGATCAAAGACAGATGTTCTTTGTG ATCAGCCTGGATCCCCCCATCAAGCAGGGCCAAACCCGTTACCACTTCCtgatcctcctcttctccaaggaTGAGGACATCTCCTTGACCCTCAACATGAATGA GGAAGAAGTGGAGAAGCGATTTGAGGGGCGGCTTACCAAGAACATGTCAGGATCTCTCTATGAGATGGTCAGCCGGGTCATGAAAGCACTTGTAAACCGTAAAATCACAGTCCCAGGCAATTTCCAAGG GCACTCAGGGGCCCAGTGTATCACCTGCTCCTACAAGGCCAGCTCAGGACTCCTGTACCCCCTGGAGCGGGGCTTCATCTACGTGCACAAGCCCCCTGTGCACATCCGCTTTGACGAGATCTCTTTCGTCAACTTTGCCCGCGGCACCACAACGACTCGTTCCTTCGACTTTGAAATCGAGACCAAGCAGGGCACTCAGTACACCTTCAGCAGCATTGAGAG GGAGGAGTATGGAAAGCTGTTCGATTTTGTCAATGCAAAAAAGCTCAACATCAAAAACAGAGGACTGAAAGAG AAAAAGGAG GGCATGAACCCAAGCTATGATGATTATGCTGACTCTGATGAAGACCAGCATGATGCCTATTTGgagaggatgaaggaggagggcaAGATCCGGGAGGAGAATGCCAATGACAGCAGTGATGACTCAGGAGAAGAAACTG ATGAGTCCTTCAACCCCGGTGAAGAGGAAGACGATGTGGCAGAGGA GTTTGACAGCAACGCCTCTGCCAGCTCCTCCAGCAATGAGGGTGACAGTGACCGGGAAGAGAAGAAGCGCAAACAGCTCAAAAGGGCCAAGATGGCCAAGGATCGCAAGAGCCGGAGGAAGTCCTCAGAG GTGAAGAAGGGCAAAGATCCAAATGCCCCTAAGAGGCCTATGTCTGCATACATGTTGTGGCTTAATGCCAGCCGAGAGAAGATCAAGTCAGACCACCCTGGCATCAGCATCACAGATCTTTCTAAGAAGGCAGGCGAGATCTGGAAGGGGATGtccaaagagaagaaggag GAATGGGACCGCAAGGCTGAGGACGCCAGGAGGGACTATGAAAAGGCCATGAAAGAatatgaaggaggaagaggggagtcTTCTAAGAG GGACAAgtctaagaagaaaaagaaagtaaaagcaaagatggaaaaaaaatccaccccCTCCAGGGGCTCATCATCCAAGTCTTCATCAAGGCAGCTAAGTGAGAGCTTCAAAAGCAAAGAATTTGTGTCCAGTGATGAGAGTTCTTCAGGAGAGAacaagagcaaaaagaaaaggaggcgGAGCGAG GACTCCGAAGAAGAGGAACTAGCCAGTACTCCTCCAAGCTCAGAGGACTCTGCCTCGGGATCTGATGAGTAG
- the Ssrp1 gene encoding FACT complex subunit SSRP1 isoform X2, which yields MAETLEFNDIFQEVKGSMNDGRLRLSRQGIIFKNSKTGKVDNIQAGELTEGIWRRVALGHGLKLLTKNGHVYKYDGFRESEFEKLSDFFKTHYRLELMEKDLCVKGWNWGTVKFGGQLLSFDIGDQPVFEIPLSNVSQCTTGKNEVTLEFHQNDDAEVSLMEVRFYVPPTQEDGVDPVEAFAQNVLSKADVIQATGDAICIFRELQCLTPRGRYDIRIYPTFLHLHGKTFDYKIPYTTVLRLFLLPHKDQRQMFFVISLDPPIKQGQTRYHFLILLFSKDEDISLTLNMNEEEVEKRFEGRLTKNMSGSLYEMVSRVMKALVNRKITVPGNFQGHSGAQCITCSYKASSGLLYPLERGFIYVHKPPVHIRFDEISFVNFARGTTTTRSFDFEIETKQGTQYTFSSIEREEYGKLFDFVNAKKLNIKNRGLKEGMNPSYDDYADSDEDQHDAYLERMKEEGKIREENANDSSDDSGEETDESFNPGEEEDDVAEEFDSNASASSSSNEGDSDREEKKRKQLKRAKMAKDRKSRRKSSEVKKGKDPNAPKRPMSAYMLWLNASREKIKSDHPGISITDLSKKAGEIWKGMSKEKKEEWDRKAEDARRDYEKAMKEYEGGRGESSKRDKSKKKKKVKAKMEKKSTPSRGSSSKSSSRQLSESFKSKEFVSSDESSSGENKSKKKRRRSEDSEEEELASTPPSSEDSASGSDE from the exons ATGGCAGAGACACTGGAGTTCAACGACATCTTCCAGGAGGTGAAAGGGTCCATG AATGATGGGAGGCTACGATTGAGCCGCCAGGGTATCATCTTTAAGAACAGCAAGACCGGCAAAGTGGACAATATCCAGGCCGGGGAGTTGACAGAAGGCATCTGGCGCCGGGTAGCGTTGGGCCACGGACTTAAACTGCTCACAAAGAATGGCCATGTCTACAAGTATGATGGCTTCCGAGAATCG GAGTTTGAGAAACTCTCTGATTTCTTCAAAACTCACTATCGCCTTGAGCTAATGGAGAAGGATCTGTGTGTGAAGGGCTGGAACTGGGGAACAGTGAAGTTTGGTG GACAGCTGCTTTCTTTTGACATTGGTGATCAGCCAGTCTTTGAGATACCCCTAAGCAATGTGTCCCAGTGTACAACAGGCAAGAATGAGGTGACCCTGGAATTCCACCAGAATGATGATGCCGAAGTGTCTCTCATGGAGGTGCGCTTTTATGTCCCTCCCACCCAGGAAGATGGTGTGGACCCTGTAGAG GCCTTTGCCCAGAACGTTCTTTCAAAGGCAGATGTGATCCAGGCCACTGGAGATGCCATCTGCATCTTCCGGGAGCTGCAGTGTTTGACTCCTCGTGGTCGCTACGACATCCGGATCTACCCTACCTTTCTACACCTACACGGCAAGACCTTTGACTACAAGATCCCCTATACTACAGTTCTccgtctcttcctgctgccccacAAAGATCAAAGACAGATGTTCTTTGTG ATCAGCCTGGATCCCCCCATCAAGCAGGGCCAAACCCGTTACCACTTCCtgatcctcctcttctccaaggaTGAGGACATCTCCTTGACCCTCAACATGAATGA GGAAGAAGTGGAGAAGCGATTTGAGGGGCGGCTTACCAAGAACATGTCAGGATCTCTCTATGAGATGGTCAGCCGGGTCATGAAAGCACTTGTAAACCGTAAAATCACAGTCCCAGGCAATTTCCAAGG GCACTCAGGGGCCCAGTGTATCACCTGCTCCTACAAGGCCAGCTCAGGACTCCTGTACCCCCTGGAGCGGGGCTTCATCTACGTGCACAAGCCCCCTGTGCACATCCGCTTTGACGAGATCTCTTTCGTCAACTTTGCCCGCGGCACCACAACGACTCGTTCCTTCGACTTTGAAATCGAGACCAAGCAGGGCACTCAGTACACCTTCAGCAGCATTGAGAG GGAGGAGTATGGAAAGCTGTTCGATTTTGTCAATGCAAAAAAGCTCAACATCAAAAACAGAGGACTGAAAGAG GGCATGAACCCAAGCTATGATGATTATGCTGACTCTGATGAAGACCAGCATGATGCCTATTTGgagaggatgaaggaggagggcaAGATCCGGGAGGAGAATGCCAATGACAGCAGTGATGACTCAGGAGAAGAAACTG ATGAGTCCTTCAACCCCGGTGAAGAGGAAGACGATGTGGCAGAGGA GTTTGACAGCAACGCCTCTGCCAGCTCCTCCAGCAATGAGGGTGACAGTGACCGGGAAGAGAAGAAGCGCAAACAGCTCAAAAGGGCCAAGATGGCCAAGGATCGCAAGAGCCGGAGGAAGTCCTCAGAG GTGAAGAAGGGCAAAGATCCAAATGCCCCTAAGAGGCCTATGTCTGCATACATGTTGTGGCTTAATGCCAGCCGAGAGAAGATCAAGTCAGACCACCCTGGCATCAGCATCACAGATCTTTCTAAGAAGGCAGGCGAGATCTGGAAGGGGATGtccaaagagaagaaggag GAATGGGACCGCAAGGCTGAGGACGCCAGGAGGGACTATGAAAAGGCCATGAAAGAatatgaaggaggaagaggggagtcTTCTAAGAG GGACAAgtctaagaagaaaaagaaagtaaaagcaaagatggaaaaaaaatccaccccCTCCAGGGGCTCATCATCCAAGTCTTCATCAAGGCAGCTAAGTGAGAGCTTCAAAAGCAAAGAATTTGTGTCCAGTGATGAGAGTTCTTCAGGAGAGAacaagagcaaaaagaaaaggaggcgGAGCGAG GACTCCGAAGAAGAGGAACTAGCCAGTACTCCTCCAAGCTCAGAGGACTCTGCCTCGGGATCTGATGAGTAG